A DNA window from Arachis duranensis cultivar V14167 chromosome 3, aradu.V14167.gnm2.J7QH, whole genome shotgun sequence contains the following coding sequences:
- the LOC107481038 gene encoding uncharacterized protein LOC107481038: MDAETVVHTGGCHCKSVRWKVVAPSSVVALDCNCSDCSMRGNTHFVVPAVNFQLLGESSKFITTYTFGTHTAKHTFCKICGISSFYHPRSNPDGVAVTFRCVDPGTLTHIEIRKADGKNWESWFNQSDISSFSKVQK; the protein is encoded by the coding sequence ATGGATGCTGAGACAGTGGTGCATACTGGAGGTTGCCATTGCAAGAGTGTGAGGTGGAAAGTGGTTGCTCCTTCAAGTGTTGTTGCATTGGACTGCAACTGCTCTGACTGCTCCATGAGAGGCAATACTCATTTTGTTGTGCCTGCTGTCAATTTTCAGCTTTTAGGGGAATCTTCCAAGTTTATTACAACTTATACCTTCGGCACTCACACTGCAAAGCACACATTCTGCAAGATCTGCGGTATAAGCTCGTTCTATCATCCGCGGTCGAACCCGGATGGTGTTGCGGTTACTTTCAGGTGTGTGGACCCTGGAACATTGACACACATTGAAATAAGGAAGGCTGATGGCAAGAACTGGGAGAGCTGGTTTAATCAGTCAGACATCTCTTCATTTTCAAAGGTTCAGAAGTAA